The Desulfuromonas versatilis genome has a segment encoding these proteins:
- a CDS encoding gamma carbonic anhydrase family protein, giving the protein MLRSHRGRFPEVAESSFVEQSAMVIGDVVIGADSSIWFNVVIRGDVNSIRIGSRTNIQDGSVVHVTRDTHPTVIGDEVTIGHNVTLHGCTVNDRCLIGMAACVLDGAVIGEDSMVAAGALVPPGRSFPPGSLIMGAPAAVKRPLTDSEIRHLKRSAANYVGYMQDYLPGNDRAQEQE; this is encoded by the coding sequence ATGTTGCGATCCCATCGCGGCCGTTTCCCGGAGGTCGCAGAATCCTCGTTTGTCGAGCAGAGTGCCATGGTAATCGGCGACGTCGTTATAGGCGCCGACTCGAGCATCTGGTTCAACGTAGTGATCCGCGGGGATGTCAATTCAATTCGCATAGGCTCCCGAACCAACATCCAGGACGGCAGCGTGGTCCATGTCACCAGAGACACCCATCCTACAGTGATCGGCGATGAGGTCACTATCGGCCATAACGTCACCCTGCATGGCTGTACGGTCAATGATCGTTGCCTCATCGGCATGGCCGCCTGCGTCCTCGACGGTGCGGTAATCGGCGAAGATTCGATGGTCGCCGCCGGGGCGCTGGTTCCCCCCGGCAGGAGCTTTCCGCCGGGTTCGCTGATCATGGGGGCTCCCGCCGCCGTAAAAAGACCTCTCACCGATTCTGAAATCCGTCATCTTAAACGATCCGCTGCCAACTATGTGGGCTACATGCAGGACTATCTTCCCGGAAACGACCGGGCCCAGGAACAGGAGTAG
- a CDS encoding HU family DNA-binding protein: MNKSELIEALASRKDLTYKKSEEIVNIIFDSMADTLAGGGRIEIRGFGSFVVKHYKAYMGRNPKTGEVIRVKPKKLPFFKVGKELRERVDS, from the coding sequence ATGAACAAATCCGAACTGATCGAAGCACTTGCCAGCCGTAAGGATCTGACCTACAAAAAATCGGAGGAGATCGTCAACATCATCTTCGACTCGATGGCCGATACGCTCGCAGGCGGCGGACGCATAGAGATCCGTGGTTTCGGAAGTTTTGTCGTCAAGCACTACAAGGCCTACATGGGACGCAACCCCAAAACCGGGGAAGTTATCCGGGTCAAGCCCAAAAAGCTCCCCTTTTTCAAGGTCGGCAAAGAACTTCGCGAGCGGGTAGATTCCTGA